In the Desulfitobacterium hafniense DCB-2 genome, AGGGAACACACCTGTTGTCTGCTTTATATGATGGGCCCAGAACATCCCCTGATCCACATTATTTTCATTCTTGCAGGCAATGCCGCAGGCTCCACAGCCCACGCATTTTTGCAAGTTAATGACCATTCCATATCGTGCCAATGTTATTCACCTCCGCGTTTTGTGAATTAAACTTTTTCGATTTTGATCCGGGTTACTCCACCGTGACGGGCAGTACTTCCACTCAAGCGCTCGAAGTCTGAAGGAAGAATTTCGTTGTTATTTCCTCCGCGCGGTGTTTTGCCATACTCCAAAGAGGCAATCTTACCATAGGCCCAGTGCCCTTGGCCATAACATTTACCCACTGTTCCAGGGCGAACGCCTTCCCAGAGCTTAGCCGTACAGGTGATGCTCCCTTGTGGAGAGGTAATACGGATGGTATCTCCGGATTGGATACCAAGACTTGCCCCATCCACTGGGTTGATTTTAGCTACATCATCCCAAGCCTCATCACCGGGGTCTACATCCTTAAATTCTTGATACCAAAGAGTATTGGCCGAGCGACCCTCCCGATTCAGTCTTGAACGATGCTCAAAGAAGATGAAGGGGTATTCCGCAGCATCACCATGACGGAAAGGCTCTTCGTAGTGAGGAACAAAGGCTTGTTCTCCCTTGGCTAAATATTTGGTTGCCTGCATAATATCATCAACCGTCGTTTTATGCTTTTCAGCATGACCTTCGAGGGCGGCTTTTAAGGTTTCGCTATAGAATTCAAATTTGGTGGTTTTTGTACCGAATTTATCCCAGTTTTTAAAATAAGCAGGTTCGACAGTGTTCCATACTCCCTTATCTACAAAATCCTGCCAGCCATTAAGAACATCCCCTTTTTTCACGGCACTGGGATCCCAGAGGGTATGCGTTAACATTTTAAGGCAAGCCATGGTGAATTCCTCGTGGGAGCTCGGAGTTTTACCGGTTTCGGGGTCTTTGACTTCGTTTTTAAAATAGTCCAAAAGATTGGGGAAGCCTTTTTTGGCTAAAGATTCAGCAAGAAGCCAGGAAACACCGGTTTCATCGTTTACTACGTCCCAAAGGGGCTCTACCACAGGTTGTTGGATAGAGGCAAAACCATATTTATTGGCTTTGCTCTTGTTGAAGGACCATTTCTCAAAGACATGCATGGGTGCAGGCAGGACGATATCAGCATACTGAGTCATCTCAGAGGGGTTGGTTGTAATATGAGCCAAGAAGGGAAGCTGCTCCAGGGCTTTTTCCCAGCGTTGGGCGCCGGTACAAGAGAAGGGGAGGTTACACCAATCGGCGATTGCCATTTTAATCTCGTACGGGTTTTTTTCTAACATTGCGTCAGCCACACGATTTGTGAGTACGCCACCCCCGGATTTTCCGTCTTTCAAGGCAGGGAATTCCTTATTGCCTCGTTGATCGATTTTTTTGGCTTTGGTTCCCTTTTTGGAGACATCATCCTGATAAGCTTCATAGCTGGGGAGCTTACCGGTGGGTACACTCGAGCCTCTCAAAGTACCTCCAATATTCTCGACTGAGCCTACCAAACCATTGAGGGCATGAGCGGCCATGGTGGTATAGGCTCCACGGACTTGCATGGAAGAACCAGGGGACAACCAGGAGATAGATCGAGGAGCTGCTTTGGCAAAGCCGCGGGCAACACGGATAATCTGATCTGCAGGTATACCTGCCCGTTCGGCAGCCCATTCCGGAGTACGATCCTTCAGTTCTAGATTCCACCACTTGACTATGCCAGAGGTATATTTTTCAGTAAAGGATTCTTCAGGAACTATTGCTCCTTTTTTAAAGAGATTAACTCCATCATTGAAATCACCCACAAAGTCTTTATTCCATAACCCATCCGTGAGGATGACATGGGCAATAGCGACAGCCAGAGCTCCATCTTCTCCTGGAATAACAGGCATCCATTCTTGAGATTTGGCAGCGGATGCGGAAAGACGGGGGTCGATAGTAACAATCGTTGCTTGGTCTGCGACATTACCCCATATATTCATAACATGAGGGACTTGGCGATTGGAGGCTACAGGGTCAGCTCCCCAGTTGAGGATATATCGAGTCTCAGCTAAGTCGTAATCCCGATAATCCCAGTAGGCTTCCGTATAATAGGGGCCGAATTTTTCGGCTTCTGCACAGATGGAGCTGTGAGAAATGTTATTGGGAGAGCCAAAAACTTTGGTGGTTGCATCGTAGAGGATATCCGTTGTTCCGGAATAGCGGCCACGGAAGAAGATATATTTCTCAGGCTCATTATTTTTGCGAAGTTCCATCATCTTATCGGCGATAGTATCAATAGCTTCCTCCCAAGTGATAGGGACGAATTTGGGATCTTCATTACGCCCTTTCACGGGGTTAGTGCGTTTCATTGGAACTTTAACTCGGTCTGGGTCATAGAGCTGTTGAATGGCTAGATGAGGACGTGGACAGATTTTGCCGTGACTGGCTTTACTGTTCGGATTTCCTCTGACTTTAATCACTCGGCCATCCACGACATAGGCTTGAATGGCACACCAGGTGGTACATCCTTGACAGAGCGTGCTCATCCATTTTCCTTCTGCACTAGGGGCGGTATTTTCGCCTTGAGCGAGAGCTTGAAGAGCCGGAAAACCTGTAGATCCAGCAACTAAGAGCCCGGTCGCTGCCGAAGCTTGCAGAAATCTTCTGCGTGTAATTTTCATTAAGTCCACCTCACAAAATTTTCTAATCGAATATTGGACAACTGACCAAACGCTTTAATTACAGAAGTTAACATGTATATGATATGGGGCTAAGCATTAAGTTATAGAGGGTTTAGATAGATAATTAGAAAAGGAAGGGTAGTTTTATTTGACCTGCTAAAAGAACAAGATGCTTGAAGGTAAATCCGCCAGCGATAATGAGGACTGAAAGTGCCAGCCCCATTCCTTTGGACATTTCTGCCGTCTTGTCTTTGATTAAAGAATAGAGGCTGCCGAGAAGTGGAAGAATCAAACCACAGATTAGAACTAAGCCAATCCACAATCCACCATACTGCTCCATAAGATTACTGTAGGTAGCTGCTGGTTCTAAACCGCTGCGGGTCATAGAGACTTGCCAGCTTATAACAAGAACCAGCTGAAGAGCACTTAGAATACACACTAGGAAGCTGAAGTTGAAGCCTTTAACGTCAGAAACGGAGGCTACTTCCCCAGACACGTTCTTAGGAACTCCGATGGAAATTCCCAACTCCTTGATTAAAATCATGAGCGCAGTGCCTCCTAATAGGGATGATACAAGGAACAGTGCAGTCACCATACCTCCTACCCAGAGGGGGCGACCAAGGGATGAGAGTAAAAGACCGTGATACCCACCGACTAATAGGGCAAATATTGCGCCTAGACCCAATACGCCCTTAAATAGAGAACCTGAGGTATTGTTTTTGAAATAGAGCCATGCATAGATTAAAGAAAGGATAACGAAAATCATTTGGACAATGCTTCCCCAGGAGGTTATGGATTGGGGATTAAAGTTGTAAAGGGTGGAAATAAATCGTGTGGGGCGACCAAGCTCGGATAGAAGGAAAAGAACCCCTCCGCCGACCAGGACTGGAGCTAAATAAGCCCCCATTGCAGCAAGTTTGTGGTAACGATTTTTGTCATAGACTGTGAGCAGGACTGAGAGGAGGAATAATCCGACTCCCAACCCTCCGAGGAACAGATCCAGTGTTACACGGATGTCCCATGGAGCATGCCATTCCATAAATAGAACCTCCTTTTTTGTGATTACTTTCATTATCAATTTTAACAATTATTAATTTTAGGTAAATCGGTAAGAACCCCGAAGAGTCAGGGAATTCCCTGACCATAAAATAGGGCAGTGCCATAATAAACTGAGGGCTCTGTGGGAACAGCTGGTGTTTATGGGCTTAAGCACAAAGTAATAAAAAAAAACGAATAGGGGAAAACCCCTACTCGTTAAAGTATAAATTATTAATAATTTTTGTTAATCATTTAGGTTTAGGTGGAGATATACCCCTGTTCAATAGCGTAACGGACCAGATCCGAGCGTTTGTGGCATTGTATTTTTTCCATGATGCGTGCTTTATGAGTTTCTACAGTTTTAACACTGACCGATAAAGATTCGCCGATCTCTTTATTGGTATAGCCTAAAGCAATATAGCGTAAAACTTCTTTTTCCCGTTCAGTCAGATTTGAAGCGGATCTGTTGTTATCCTTCCGGGGACTGTACATGGATTTTACCAGATTCTGAGCTAAACTGGAATCCAGGTAGATTTCACCTCCGGCTACATCCCGAATGGCCTGGAGCAACTCCGTATCAGCGGCCTGCTTAAGCACGTAGCCACTAGCCCCGGATTTTAAAGCTTCTTGCAGGTATTTTTCATCGGCATGCATAGTGAGCATTAATATCTTAGCTGAACTTACTTTTGATAACTTTTCTAAAGCTTGGAGGCCGCTCATATCAGGCATGGAAATATCCAGCAGGATAATATCCGGATTGATCTCTTTGATCTTCGCGATAGCAGCTGCTCCTGAATCTGCCTCTCCGATCACGACCATATCCTTTTGGGAATTAAGAATCATTTTTAGACCGCTGCGCAAAACAGAGTGATCGTCTACCAGAAGTAGTCTAATTTGGCGAGTCATCTATCTATCTCCTTTCCATAGGTATACGGACATATACCGCAGTGCCTTGATCTGGGGAAGATTCGATGGTGAACTCACCTCCTAAAAGTGAAGTTCGTTCCTGCATGCCGGCGATTCCCAGATGGCTATCACTGGCCGAAGACTTAAGGACCTGATCGACGTCAAAGCCTTTGCCATCATCTTCTATGATAAGATTGACATAATCCGGCTTGATTTCCAAGACAATACTTGCGTTGCGGGCTTCCGCATACTTGGCTACATTGGTTAGAGCTTCTTGAACAATCCGGTAGAGGGTTATTTCGATTTCATTGGGCAAACGGCTTGCAATCCGATTTTGCGCATGGAAATCCACATCCAAACGGTACTGTCGTTTGAAGAACTTGACAAAACGTTCAATGGCAGGAACCAAGCCCATATCATCAAGGACCGTAGGACGAAGTTCAACGGCAATGCGGTGGACTTCTTTCAAGGTTGAGGAGGCAAGCTCTTTGAGCTCGGATGCCATAGCGGGACTTTTTTCATGCTCTTCCAGTTCGCTGAGGTATTTTAGGCCGAGGATAAGGGAAGTCAGGCTTTGGCTGGCTTCATCATGAAGCTCACGGGAAATGCGTTTACGTTCATCCTCTTGAGCAGAAATGACCTTCTTGAGCAATTCTTGCCGGACTGTTTCCTTGGCTTGCAATTCCTCGACCAAAGCTTCTCGTTCCTGGGCATAGTTTTGGATACTTAAGGCCATGGCGTTAAAATTATGTCCTAAATCGGCTATTTCATCAGTACCATAGATGGATACCCGCAAGCTGTAATCACCAAGGGAGATTCCTTGGCTGGCGGCCGCCAGATCGCGGATTGGCTTTGTTACTAAATGGGAGATAAGGATTGCTCCGAAGATCCCGAGGAGTGAGATGATTACCGTAGTGATCAGGAGCAGCTGGGATAACTGATCGATGCTGCTGTAAATGCTGATTTCCGACATGCCAAGCCGCAGCCAGCCCACTTTACCGTCTGCTATAGGGACAAGAACATCAATAATTTCACCTTCATTGGAGTTAAAGGAGAGGGTGTTGTCATGAGAAAGGTCGGCGGGTATGGATCTTAAATTAAGGAGGCCGCTGGGAACACCTTCTCCAAAAGTATGGGTCACAAGTTCACCATTCTTATCAAAAATCATCAGGTAACGGATATCTTCGTAGTGAGAAGGAAGGCCTTGAAGGATTTCATATAATGAAAAGGAGTCCCCAATCAGCATAGGATTAGTGCTTCTTGCTGCTACATCACTGGCAATAGCCCGGCCTCTTTCCTTCAATTGCTCCCTTAAAATCTGCTGCATATGGGAGCGGGTTTCCATGATGACGATCAGGCCCAGCAGAGAGACAAAAAGAATAACAATCCCCATGATTTTCATTTTGATAGGAGCGGACTGAGGCCAATAAAAAAGCTTTTTTATAATGGTCATCAGCCAACCCCCACTTCCTGAGACATTTCCCAGACTCGATCATAGAGATCTAAATCAGCATGGACAAAGCGATCGAATTGAAGCAGGCGTAAGGCTTTGCGTCCTTCATCATCTAAATGAAGAGTAAGGAAGACATTCTTGATACGAGCCCGTAGTTCGGGATCAATCTGAGAGGAAACCACTACGGGGGGATTGCCGACTTCTTCCGATTGATCAATGACTTTTATTTTGTCCATAAGTTCTGGTCGGCGGGATAGGGTGAGATCGTAGATTAAACTGTCCACGGCAGCCCCATGGACAAGTCCTTCGGCAACGGCTTTGATGGAATTGTCATG is a window encoding:
- a CDS encoding molybdopterin-dependent oxidoreductase yields the protein MKITRRRFLQASAATGLLVAGSTGFPALQALAQGENTAPSAEGKWMSTLCQGCTTWCAIQAYVVDGRVIKVRGNPNSKASHGKICPRPHLAIQQLYDPDRVKVPMKRTNPVKGRNEDPKFVPITWEEAIDTIADKMMELRKNNEPEKYIFFRGRYSGTTDILYDATTKVFGSPNNISHSSICAEAEKFGPYYTEAYWDYRDYDLAETRYILNWGADPVASNRQVPHVMNIWGNVADQATIVTIDPRLSASAAKSQEWMPVIPGEDGALAVAIAHVILTDGLWNKDFVGDFNDGVNLFKKGAIVPEESFTEKYTSGIVKWWNLELKDRTPEWAAERAGIPADQIIRVARGFAKAAPRSISWLSPGSSMQVRGAYTTMAAHALNGLVGSVENIGGTLRGSSVPTGKLPSYEAYQDDVSKKGTKAKKIDQRGNKEFPALKDGKSGGGVLTNRVADAMLEKNPYEIKMAIADWCNLPFSCTGAQRWEKALEQLPFLAHITTNPSEMTQYADIVLPAPMHVFEKWSFNKSKANKYGFASIQQPVVEPLWDVVNDETGVSWLLAESLAKKGFPNLLDYFKNEVKDPETGKTPSSHEEFTMACLKMLTHTLWDPSAVKKGDVLNGWQDFVDKGVWNTVEPAYFKNWDKFGTKTTKFEFYSETLKAALEGHAEKHKTTVDDIMQATKYLAKGEQAFVPHYEEPFRHGDAAEYPFIFFEHRSRLNREGRSANTLWYQEFKDVDPGDEAWDDVAKINPVDGASLGIQSGDTIRITSPQGSITCTAKLWEGVRPGTVGKCYGQGHWAYGKIASLEYGKTPRGGNNNEILPSDFERLSGSTARHGGVTRIKIEKV
- the nrfD gene encoding NrfD/PsrC family molybdoenzyme membrane anchor subunit, translating into MEWHAPWDIRVTLDLFLGGLGVGLFLLSVLLTVYDKNRYHKLAAMGAYLAPVLVGGGVLFLLSELGRPTRFISTLYNFNPQSITSWGSIVQMIFVILSLIYAWLYFKNNTSGSLFKGVLGLGAIFALLVGGYHGLLLSSLGRPLWVGGMVTALFLVSSLLGGTALMILIKELGISIGVPKNVSGEVASVSDVKGFNFSFLVCILSALQLVLVISWQVSMTRSGLEPAATYSNLMEQYGGLWIGLVLICGLILPLLGSLYSLIKDKTAEMSKGMGLALSVLIIAGGFTFKHLVLLAGQIKLPFLF
- a CDS encoding response regulator; this encodes MTRQIRLLLVDDHSVLRSGLKMILNSQKDMVVIGEADSGAAAIAKIKEINPDIILLDISMPDMSGLQALEKLSKVSSAKILMLTMHADEKYLQEALKSGASGYVLKQAADTELLQAIRDVAGGEIYLDSSLAQNLVKSMYSPRKDNNRSASNLTEREKEVLRYIALGYTNKEIGESLSVSVKTVETHKARIMEKIQCHKRSDLVRYAIEQGYIST
- a CDS encoding HAMP domain-containing sensor histidine kinase; its protein translation is MTIIKKLFYWPQSAPIKMKIMGIVILFVSLLGLIVIMETRSHMQQILREQLKERGRAIASDVAARSTNPMLIGDSFSLYEILQGLPSHYEDIRYLMIFDKNGELVTHTFGEGVPSGLLNLRSIPADLSHDNTLSFNSNEGEIIDVLVPIADGKVGWLRLGMSEISIYSSIDQLSQLLLITTVIISLLGIFGAILISHLVTKPIRDLAAASQGISLGDYSLRVSIYGTDEIADLGHNFNAMALSIQNYAQEREALVEELQAKETVRQELLKKVISAQEDERKRISRELHDEASQSLTSLILGLKYLSELEEHEKSPAMASELKELASSTLKEVHRIAVELRPTVLDDMGLVPAIERFVKFFKRQYRLDVDFHAQNRIASRLPNEIEITLYRIVQEALTNVAKYAEARNASIVLEIKPDYVNLIIEDDGKGFDVDQVLKSSASDSHLGIAGMQERTSLLGGEFTIESSPDQGTAVYVRIPMERR